Proteins from a single region of Trichoderma asperellum chromosome 3, complete sequence:
- a CDS encoding uncharacterized protein (EggNog:ENOG41) gives MPYSERPGSFGAEPYLRHQHSATSDHGFNPMWDSADSERASLNPASPKQATRSGTSPYPVSSAIQSAHAALTERVKENSTTHVPPPTKRFNDPSPDRTIAKVGGPHRRLQSMQTGSVRDISMMLENNSNNSPSTSPIKSYEKPERLPRPSTPPGLRESSSFETRIYDKEMNMSAPSLSSSLTPIVRPTVRRPAPQSILSENTPPQSSTMLALQSMPSGSPTKEAENPLSNITNGSTSSGKGATMDTLASQILSLTSIASSLQKEMAALSRRSRDNATDLLSLKEATNTRDEDIRKSLRDLLGNINDQSAKIARDSYNGYYIDSKAHPQSPNSGRTYQMPRIPSPKSFAESIDRASMSTPSLVGGDNSGATSILLLEKILRGLGTRDGQESLLSHLLELSEKLSGMATAAKVEELVDFVRLQTESAMVPVGQSTRRFSLDHEGSISHHGHSSAIAPRMLNNIGDSRRPATSQGILNDDVLNIIRNVKDSVAASGGLTAEVKALVRELRGEVLGMGRELGKRLENVTSKSGGNFEPSSSTSKDEVTRVIDEGLEQMNEQLSQVLREHRRQSQASAPMQKLTIDYQEIYAALRAALKDIDASKEMPDLNRDDVLEAVREAWENYKPEIEVQQIGLERDEILECLKEGLENQMPPAATRDEILTAVVEGLKHYVPPQMDTAASMSRDEIIEAVRECLEEFEFPVAPSALGNELTREDMLRAVKEGLNDLDLGKSNALVPTRNNDEISAKLHELMDFMKMEFRAVSDEAKNNVAAHGRDTEHLLDATKDGLEHLRVAIESYVDRATGVAGQEEFLEGLLKSMEDFKEEMSVLVSKANATSREQLQTELEGLRDVVHSSMVPAAPLMPQAHNDDLLDALRKGLSNLRQEILRPRPETSEILDALNDGLNDIRAGIDRITNKPVDLTANDEILDALKEGLDGVRSDIGTIRDSSNDRAVAIRTVNSENNNEMAIIPADMAKHDDIKNLEILITQLRAKIEEMGSPAGATAAPKINMSHLENMLHDVQRSVNELKSRAPVIVQAAKPREGSEQDKDQSETPKEGEEYVMRSIPSIFTKSGGNPTKEDVAAIENILRNTKSRVDHLIDGDQAVRREHIDTLESLILESREAIRSVNRQLEDIPNLFHKDDFAKLTTIITDLGEGLEAIKDHAEREALSPEKVRKSDVQAVETVVRDIKTLVDGIAVADFATITTREDLAKLEEMMKATKETFDNYHETSSKALVDRKSDINTVYDRIQEVKSFIEEFQAEIRNKLMDGSESVGKALQSISQKVDKNESVGGDVKDMFEVMKSEFEISKEAIAGSRIESNEKLDEVTQNIRTKIDDKVNELLAKNEALRVMMDEKSQAAEAREIVTESALSGTKAVADELKLLIDTLGSTVTDSLEKMEEASKTVFTKVEEVATRSEETHSEGKADHQQTRDQLREAVGKVEGSVSEYQPQILEAVKSILGLVGDHFEHSKGIQDKVMGAIPTEQAFRAMMPEKYDDAIVHQKLDKIVQHNDDAARAFVQLQTLDKVHQLVVENAAELSEFLSKQTKHAVEERDNRAKLLEETNIALERAITERKHADASVKELKEEEEWLKRSVLSLRNEQEGLMKQKTRLTGDVSALETALRLRKEELLEMEVRAEGLERRIFNGVMDHSRVLLFGKKAKGGADSMNRKRVKKSGGDDGTSSPRGIATALSSGRNPMAPGQVGTTRRIASLSQMTNNVAANPITRSHSVKTPTVSVNGHRKRSWGPTAQKSGLSAEDKENVNVDETVEELDEGDMVNVTHESAAVDDGADDRSEYEEEIDEDDDAERHDGSDGTQIRRDSKGYEDDSESEYEESIDGDDEPHAAVVVR, from the exons ATGCCCTATTCTGAACGACCGGGCTCTTTCGGCGCTGAGCCTTACCTGAGACATCAACATTCTGCGACCTCCGACCACGGATTCAACCCAAT GTGGGACAGCGCAGACTCCGAGCGTGCGTCGCTCAATCCTGCGTCTCCAAAGCAGGCAACGCGGAGCGGCACATCGCCGTATCCAGTTTCGAGCGCCATCCAGTCTGCCCATGCTGCGCTTACTGAGCGGGTGAAGGAAAACAGCACCACCCATGTGCCCCCTCCGACCAAGCGCTTCAACGACCCATCGCCTGACCGAACCATCGCCAAAGTCGGCGGGCCGCACCGCAGACTGCAGTCCATGCAAACAGGCTCTGTGCGAGACATCAGTATGATGCTGGAGAACAACTCCAACAATAGCCCCAGCACTTCGCCGATCAAGTCGTATGAAAAGCCAGAAAGGCTACCTAGACCGTCTACGCCGCCGGGCCTCCGAGAGAGCAGCTCTTTTGAAACTCGCATCTACGACAAGGAGATGAATATGTCAGCACCATCGCTGTCGAGCAGCTTGACGCCCATTGTGCGACCTACCGTCCGTCGGCCAGCGCCGCAAAGCATTCTTTCAGAAAACACCCCGCCTCAGTCGTCAACCATGTTAGCTTTGCAAAGTATGCCCAGTGGATCGCCAACCAAGGAGGCCGAGAATCCGCTTTCCAACATCACCAATGGATCGACCAGTAGTGGTAAGGGAGCGACCATGGATACTTTGGCCTCGCAGATCCTTAGCCTGACCAGTATCGCGAGCTCCCTGCAAAAGGAGATGGCAGCACTCAGTCGGCGTAGCAGAGACAATGCTACAGATTTGCTTAGCCTCAAAGAGGCTACCAACACTCGAGACGAAGACATCAGAAAGAGCCTCAGAGATTTGTTAGGCAATATCAACGATCAGTCAGCCAAGATCGCCAGAGACTCATACAATGGCTACTACATCGATAGCAAGGCCCATCCGCAGTCTCCCAACAGTGGGCGGACCTACCAGATGCCCCGAATTCCTTCGCCCAAGAGCTTTGCTGAATCTATTGATCGTGCATCCATGAGCACCCCGTCCCTTGTAGGTGGCGACAATTCAGGTGCAACCtcaattcttcttttggAAAAGATCCTGCGTGGTCTGGGCACCAGAGATGGCCAAGAGTCACTCCTCAGCCATCTCCTTGAGCTCTCAGAGAAGCTCTCAGGCATGGCAACTGCTGCCAAAGTAGAGGAGCTTGTGGACTTTGTCCGACTGCAGACTGAGAGCGCTATGGTGCCCGTCGGTCAATCTACTCGAAGATTCAGCTTGGACCATGAGGGTAGCATTTCTCATCATGGCCATAGCAGTGCCATTGCTCCACGCATGCTCAATAACATAGGTGACTCCCGCAGACCAGCTACTTCCCAAGGCATCTTGAACGATGACGTGCTCAATATAATTCGTAATGTCAAAGATAGCGTCGCAGCAAGCGGCGGTCTAACTGCGGAGGTAAAAGCTCTTGTTCGAGAATTACGCGGAGAAGTTTTGGGCATGGGCCGAGAGCTCGGCAAGAGGCTGGAGAATGTCACTAGCAAATCAGGAGGCAACTTCGAGCCATCGTCCTCGACTAGTAAGGATGAAGTTACGCGGGTTATTGACGAGGGCCTTGAGCAGATGAATGAGCAGCTCAGTCAGGTTCTCAGAGAGCACCGCCGCCAATCTCAAGCATCCGCTCCTATGCAAAAACTCACTATTGATTACCAAGAAATATACGCAGCCTTAAGGGCTGCTCTCAAAGACATTGACGCATCCAAAGAGATGCCAGACTTGAACAGAGATGATGTCCTTGAGGCTGTGCGCGAAGCATGGGAGAACTATAAGCCTGAGATTGAAGTGCAGCAAATCGGACTGGAGAGAGACGAAATCCTAGAGTGTCTTAAAGAAGGCCTTGAGAATCAAATGCCTCCTGCAGCCACCAGAGATGAGATTTTGACAGCGGTCGTCGAAGGTTTAAAGCACTACGTGCCTCCTCAGATGGATACTGCAGCCTCTATGTCGAGAGATGAGATCATAGAAGCCGTCCGAGAATGTCTAGAGGAATTCGAGTTCCCGGTGGCTCCGTCGGCGCTTGGGAATGAGCTAACTCGCGAAGATATGCTTCGTGCTGTCAAAGAGGGCCTCAATGATCTAGATCTTGGAAAGAGCAATGCACTTGTGCCGACTCGCAACAACGATGAAATCAGCGCCAAGCTTCATGAGCTGATGGACTTTATGAAGATGGAGTTTAGGGCCGTTTCTGACGAAGCCAAAAACAACGTGGCGGCCCACGGCCGAGACACTGAGCACCTCTTGGACGCTACGAAAGAcggccttgagcatctccGTGTAGCCATTGAAAGCTATGTTGACCGTGCCACCGGTGTTGCTGGCCAGGAAGAGTTCCTGGAGGGCCTTTTGAAGTCTATGGAAGATTTCAAGGAAGAAATGTCGGTGCTTGTATCAAAGGCTAATGCAACTTCTCGAGAGCAACTCCAAACCGAATTGGAAGGACTGCGAGATGTTGTCCATTCATCCATGGTTCCGGCCGCTCCTCTAATGCCGCAAGCCCACAACGACGATCTCTTGGACGCTCTCCGGAAAGGACTGAGCAATCTGCGACAAGAAATCCTCCGACCACGGCCAGAGACCAGCGAAATTCTCGATGCTCTTAATGATGGCCTGAATGACATTCGAGCTGGCATCGACAGAATTACGAACAAGCCGGTGGATCTCACCGCCAACGATGAGATTCTCGACGCTCTCAAGGAAGGATTGGATGGCGTACGATCTGACATTGGGACAATTCGAGACTCGAGCAACGACAGGGCAGTTGCCATTCGCACTGTCAACAGCGAGAACAATAACGAGATGGCGATCATCCCTGCTGATATGGCCAAGCATGACGATATCAAGAATCTCGAAATTTTGATTACCCAACTGCGAGCCAAGATTGAAGAGATGGGGTCTCCTGCCGGAGCCACAGCGGCTCCCAAGATTAATATGAGCCATCTCGAGAATATGCTTCACGATGTACAAAGAAGCGTTAATGAACTCAAGTCCCGCGCGCCCGTCATAGTCCAAGCTGCTAAGCCGCGCGAAGGGTCGGAGCAGGACAAAGACCAGTCGGAGACGCcaaaggagggagaagagtaCGTTATGAGAAGTATTCCTTCCATCTTCACTAAAAGCGGTGGCAATCCGACAAAGGAAGATGTTGCGGCTATTGAGAATATTCTGCGCAACACCAAGTCTCGCGTAGATCACCTCATTGATGGTGATCAAGCAGTGCGACGAGAGCACATCGATACACTGGAATCGCTCATCTTGGAGTCTCGAGAGGCTATCCGATCAGTCAACCGGCAGCTGGAGGACATCCCCAACTTATTCCACAAAGATGACTTTGCTAAGCTGACTACAATCATTACTGATCTCGGAGAGGGTTTGGAGGCTATTAAAGATCAtgctgagagagaggctcTAAGCCCTGAAAAGGTCAGAAAGTCGGATGTCCAGGCTGTTGAGACGGTTGTACGGGATATCAAGACGCTCGTTGACGGGATTGCAGTGGCCGACTTCGCCACCATCACTACTCGAGAGGACCTTGCTAAACTGGAAGAAATGATGAAGGCGACCAAAGAAACTTTCGACAACTATCACGAAACATCGTCCAAGGCGCTAGTCGACCGCAAGTCTGATATTAATACCGTGTATGACCGCATCCAAGAAGTCAAGTCCTTCATTGAAGAATTCCAGGCCGAAATTCGAAATAAACTCATGGATGGCTCTGAAAGCGTCGGCAAGGCACTGCAATCTATAAGCCAGAAAGTCGACAAGAATGAGAGCGTGGGCGGAGACGTCAAAGACATGTTTGAAGTCATGAAGAGCGAATTTGAGATTTCCAAGGAGGCCATTGCTGGATCCAGGATCGAGTCCAATGAGAAGCTCGACGAGGTTACTCAGAATATTCGCACCAAGATTGACGACAAGGTCAATGAGCTCTTGGCCAAGAATGAGGCTCTTCGGGTTATGATGGACGAAAAGTCGCAAGCTGCCGAGGCACGCGAGATCGTCACTGAGTCGGCTTTGTCGGGCACCAAGGCTGTTGCTGATGAACTAAAGCTCCTGATTGATACTCTTGGATCAACCGTCACCGATtctttggagaagatggaagaggctTCCAAGACTGTCTTCACCAAGGTTGAAGAAGTAGCCACTCGCTCAGAAGAAACTCACAGCGAAGGCAAAGCCGATCACCAACAGACGCGCGATCAGCTTCGCGAAGCTGTCGGCAAGGTCGAAGGCAGTGTCAGCGAATATCAACCTCAGATCTTGGAGGCGGTCAAGAGCATCCTTGGTCTCGTTGGTGACCACTTTGAGCACTCCAAAGGCATCCAGGACAAAGTGATGGGAGCGATTCCCACAGAACAGGCTTTCAGGGCCATGATGCCAGAGAAGTACGACGACGCCATTGTCCACCAGAAGCTAGATAAGATTGTGCAGCACAATGATGATGCGGCACGTGCCTTTGTCCAGCTTCAGACACTCGACAAGGTTCACCAGTTGGTTGTGGAGAATGCTGCAGAGCTATCCGAATTCCTTTCCAAGCAGACTAAGCACGCTGTGGAAGAACGCGACAACCGCGCTAAGCTCTTGGAGGAGACCAATATTGCTCTTGAGAGAGCCATCACAGAACGAAAGCATGCTGATGCGTCTGTCAAAGAGctaaaggaagaagaagaatggctgAAACGCAGCGTCTTGTCTCTACGGAACGAGCAAGAGGGCTtgatgaagcaaaagacCCGCCTTACCGGCGATGTCTCTGCCCTCGAGACGGCACTGCGCTTACGCAAGGAAGAGCTCCTCGAGATGGAAGTTCGAGCCGAAGGTTTGGAACGACGAATCTTCAATGGCGTCATGGATCACTCTCGAGTGCTTCTCTTTGGCAAGAAAGCCAAGGGTGGTGCCGACTCTATGAACCGCAAGCGAGTTAAGAAGTCAGGTGGCGACGACGGTACATCATCTCCGCGAGGTATCGCAACGGCTCTCTCCTCGGGAAGAAACCCCATGGCGCCGGGCCAAGTAGGAACTACGCGACGTATTGCGTCTCTCAGTCAGATGACAAACAACGTGGCAGCGAACCCCATCACAAGAAGTCATAGCGTGAAGACTCCGACTGTTAGTGTCAACGGCCATCGCAAGCGCAGCTGGGGTCCCACAGCGCAAAAGAGTGGGTTGAGCGCAGAGGACAAGGAGAACGTCAATGTTGACGAGACGGTGGAAGAGCTCGACGAGGGCGACATGGTCAACGTAACCCATGAATCCGCCGCAGTCGACGACGGAGCGGACGATCGCTCAGAGTacgaggaggagattgatgaggacgacgacgcagAGCGGCACGACGGAAGCGATGGCACGCAGATACGACGGGACAGCAAGGGGTATGAGGACGATTCTGAAAGTGAATACGAGGAGAGCATTGATGGCGACGACGAGCCTCATGCTGCTGTAGTTGTTCGATAA
- a CDS encoding mitochondrial 37S ribosomal protein uS5m (BUSCO:EOG092D2PES), which produces MSVARPARSLLGKCVASARTAQTIAAVVPSCQHQLHTSIPRASKRRSRFRNVKAEEMGLLNPERLAKYRQEKFPEYTKEELEILKSKYTPEQLEALKAAEEAINPDDLIFQGRLRDDPYRPQYIEDYTTLDPRYDVKPEIEGTPWEPQWLNPSDWADKYGSKLADLTDKKTSEQLTKAMVRALRRVKESNGAELIDLTDEELVDLEKDPELLKKYLIEEDGEDKRADAEAATITQEQVMKLDQAINEEWKKELSKISDGLDSGEIEPSNLELIEDGPAGSSRLHSAEAPELGKVPGVEGLYKSAADPEDEGMDDDGRYQEIKRLTGMSLRDIQSIYRKVLVTRWVSNQTRLGKVRSTSVVAIAGNGNGRLGLGIAKSTEAGLAAETAQLLAIRNMKPIRRYENRTIYGKSTSKVSGTVVELFSRPPGFGLRCPHRIFEMCRAAGIHDIAASMPRSKNPMNSVKAAYNALMNQVDPEAIAIGRGKKMVDVRKVYYGGNVY; this is translated from the exons ATGAGCGTCGCCCGCCCGGCGCGCAGCCTCCTGGGCAAGTGCGTCGCCTCTGCCCGCACGGCGCAAaccatcgccgccgtcgtCCCCAGCTGCCAGCACCAGCTTCACACCTCGATACCCCGCGCCTCGAAGCGGCGATCACGCTTCCGCAATGTCAAGGCCGAGGAGATGGGTCTGCTGAACCCGGAGCGGCTCGCCAAGTACCGCCAGGAGAAGTTTCCCGAGTACACCAAGGAGGAGCTCGAGATCCTCAAGAGCAAGTACACGCCCGAGCAACTCGAGGCCCTCAAGGCCGCCGAGGAGGCAATCAACCCGGACGACTTGATCTTCCAGGGCCGGCTACGAGATGACCCCTACAGGCCGCAGTATATCGAGGACTACACCACGCTGGACCCGCGGTACGACGTCAAGCCGGAGATTGAGGGCACGCCCTGGGAGCCGCAGTGGCTGAACCCCAGCGACTGGGCCGACAAGTACGGGTCGAAGCTGGCCGACTTGACAGACAAGAAGACGAGCGAGCAGCTTACAAAAGCCATGGTCCGCGCGCTGCGGCGAGTCAAGGAGAGCAACGGCGCGGAACTGATAGATCTGACAGACGAAGAGCTGGTAGACCTGGAGAAGGACCCCGAACTGCTCAAGAAATACCTGATTGAGGAGGACGGCGAGGATAAAAGGGCAGACGCCGAAGCCGCCACCATTACACAAGAACAAGTCATGAAGCTCGACCAGGCCATTAACGAGgagtggaagaaggagcTCAGCAAGATCAGCGACGGCCTCGACTCGGGCGAGATCGAGCCCTCGAACCTGGAACTCATCGAGGATGGCCCCGCTGGCTCCAGCAGGCTGCACTCGGCCGAGGCGCCCGAGCTGGGCAAGGTCCCCGGCGTCGAGGGCCTGTACAAGTCCGCCGCCGACCCGGAGGACGAGGGcatggacgacgacggcCGCTACCAGGAGATTAAGCGGCTGACGGGCATGTCTCTGCGGGACATCCAGTCCATCTACCGCAAGGTGCTCGTCACGCGCTGGGTTTCCAACCAGACCCGTCTGGGCAAGGTCCGCAGCACATCTGTCGTCGCTATTGCgggcaacggcaacggccGCCTGGGCCTGGGCATTGCCAAGTCTACAGAGGCTGGTCTTGCTGCCGAGACGgcgcagctgctggccattCGGAACATGAAGCCCATCAGACGGTACGAGAACCGTACGATTTACGGAAAGTCCACGTCCAAGGTTTCGGGCACGGTTGTTGAGCTGTTTTCCCGCCCCCCAG GCTTTGGTCTCCGCTGCCCCCACCGCATCTTCGAAATGTGCCGTGCCGCCGGCATCCACGACATCGCGGCCAGCATGCCCCGGTCCAAGAACCCCATGAACTCCGTCAAAGCCGCCTACAACGCCCTGATGAACCAGGTTGACCCTGAGGCGATTGCCATCGGACGAggaaagaagatggtggaTGTGCGAAAGGTGTACTATGGAGGAAATGTATATTAG